The nucleotide window GTTGACATTCGACATGATTGTTTTGACAAAAGAGTTGATTTAGAAAgtaaaagattatcagattcccggtaactgAACAAATTTTTTAACCCGAAAATAGGAATTTCAGTCAAAGCgtaattttagaagaactcgggttactgataatcagatAAAGAAATAATTATGTAACAAGAGAAGAAAAATTGGACTGAGAAGTAGCCGAGTAAGCGATTTTAAGCAATGTAAATAATtatattccaataataatcagTGTGTCCCATACAAATGTTatttctctccttttatagctatttctaagtacTACATTTCTTTCCTCTCATAATAGAGTCATTATGAGCAATTAATGTCATTAATGAAACGTTATAATTGATAATAGTAACTGTTTCGTGAAGATTCTATAATGTTCCCCATCATTTATACTCATTAATTGCATATattacgtatttgtactttttgTTGTCCGGTTCATTCCATCGATGTCTCTTCAAATTATCAAGAGATCCGAGTAATCgttccttcttgttttcttgaACCTTTACCCGTACCTATTAAGACCCGCGTCTTTTTGCATACTCTTTGCCAGTTGTCACTCTCTTATTAATCCACGTATCTTGACATGTGAGTCatataattaattccaaatattAACTCGATTTCCCCCAATATAATCACcttccaaataaaaaatacacgGCACAAATATTGTCTTTAGCATGAAAAGACTAGAAATGGAAAAAGATGTGGATTTGCAGTTGTAGATTTGATTTAAATGGTAAAATCGTGTTAAGATAGTGCagataaagagaaaaaagataATTGTAGATAAATGTACCTTAATCAAGCAAATAGTGGAAAATCATGTCTAATCGCTGACTAAGCTTCAAATATAAGTGGATAGTTTGTCATCAATTTCCAGCTTTTACCTTATGGGCGGTGAGAGACGAAAAGTACTTCATTTCCTGTGGATCttgttagaaaaataataatcaaaaacGAAATTGAAGAAGGCGTGAGGCATGAGAACGACTGTCCTTAAAGAAGATACTGCCCGTATACAAATTTGGGAAATACAAACAATCTTCTTGAGGATACAACAAGCCAAGAATATACTTGCAGATTTTTCTATATCTACTTTGTTGGACGAACTTCTATTTATAAAGCAACCATCGgaccttttcaaaaaaaaatgtgttccttcacaaaagttcaagtctttgatattaatatgtataatatatatgtatttgCACACATATAAGAGTATGTGTTCTAAATTAAACACATAAAAGGACAAGGACTTAatgttaaaaaataatattaattttaacaTCTCAAAAAGAATATTTAAATTGATGTCTAGATTCATTCTTTAATGGGTCTTTATATGATCAATCAATTTGAATATATTTTAATGTGtgtaaaaataaattagaataactttgaatataatattttattaacaTTAAATGGCTATCAAAATCagttatttttctttatctttgaATTTGATCAAATATGGTGATCGTTTGCTAACATTAATTCAGAAATCATTTGACCGTTTCATTACGTTAATATCAGTTGATATTTGACTCCATATTGAAGTAAATGTCTTTCATGATTCCTTTTAGTTTTGTAACAGAAAAGCACTAATGTCTTGCTCATGGTTTGAACGTTAAAATTTTGATGAGCCTTTATGGCTTAGAATTTTATCAGATGGGTGTTTCGGTTTTTGGACTATATAAGTCCTTTGTGTAGTCATTTTGAAAAAGtgtgaaaatagaaaaaacttttcttcttcttttttttatattgggTTTTCTTCTCatagtcttcttctttttttgagccgagggtctcctgaaaaCAGTctttctacccttcggggtaggggtagagtctgcgtacatattatcctccccataccccacttgtgggattatactgggtcgttgttgttgttgttgttgttgggttttcTTCTCATAAATCTTTGTTGTTTCTATTCCTAGTTATAttagaagagcttgttgaatcctgGGGGATACGCCTAATATTATTCATCTCGGTGTGGGCGAAATATCTTTAAGGACAGTGTCTTTGACACGCCTCAAGCTAAACCTTTTATTCTCCATAACCATCCAATTTTTTACAACAATCTTAAGGATATTTTCACATAGTTATTATGGAGAATAACGCTATtaatattgttgttgatgctACTACACCTGTTGCACCAACTGTTTCTGTTTCTGTTCCATCACCAATTACCTATGCCAAACCTTTTCCTGATGTTTCAAAAATTAAGGTTTTTGGTGGAGATAATTTTAAGCATTGGCAGGAACGGGTGCATTCTATTTTGGATATGCATGGAGTTGCTTTTGCACTTACTGATCCTAAACCAACTGAAGCAACTTCTATTCAGATGGATCAATGGGTTCATGCTAATAAGGTATGTAGACATATTATAATTTCTACTCTTTCTAACGAATTGTTTGATGTCTATGTTTCCTACAAAGAGACAAAAGAAATCTGGGAGTCAATGATAACAAAGTACACTACTGAAGATGCTACTAAACAAAAGTTTGTAATTGGAAACTACTACAAGTGGGAGATGACGGAGGACAAAGACATAGATGCACAAATCAACGAATATCACAAGTTGATTGAAGATCTCAAATCTGAAGATATTTCTCTTCCCGAACAGTTTGTTGCTGGTATGCTTATAGAAAAACTTCCCAAATCTTGGAGTGACTACAAACAACAATTGAAACACAAACACAAGCAATTATTGCTGAAGGACTTGGTCAAGCACATTATAATTCAAAATACAAATCGCAAGCAAGTTGTTGCTGATGAAGGAAAGGAGATTGCTACAAGAGCCAACCTAGTGGAGAACAATAAGCGGCAGAACAAATCAAATAACAGGTATGATAAAGGAAATGGTTATAAGCCCAAAACCAACAATCAAACCTTCAAGAAAAAAAGTAACTGCTTTGTGTGTGGCAAACCTGGCCATCATGCTGCTCAATGCCGGAAGAGGGTTGGGAATGATAATCCCGCTAAGACTAAAGTAAATTTAACTGAAGCCAAAGCGGATGACATAATTGCTGCAGTTGTTTCCCAAGTGAACCTTGTGGCCAATGTGAAAGATTGGGTGTTAGATTTTGGTGCCACTAGGCACATATGTGCTAACAAAAAAGACTTAGTGTCTTACACTCAAGTTGAGGAAGGAGAAGAAGTTGTATATCTTTGTGACTCAAGGACTACTCCAGTTCTTGGAAAAGGCAAAGTTCTTCTCAAACTCACATCTGACAAAATTTTGGCATTGAATGATGTGTTGCATGTTCCTAGTATCCGAGCCAATTTGGTCTCTGTGGGATTATTAGGAAAAGTGGGGGTGAAGGTTTCTTTTGAATCTGATAAGGTCGTGTTGACCAAGAATAATAATTTTGTTAGCAAAGGTTATTATAACCATGACTTGTTTGTACTCTATGTTATCAATGAAAATGCTAGTACTTTTGCTTACTTGATTGATTCTTTTAATTTATGGCATGCTAGATTAGGACATGTTAGTTTATCTTATATTAAAAAAATGCATTCTGAAGGtcttattttaaatattaatttttcgaATATTGATATGTGTGAATTTTGTGCAGAAGCTAAACAAACTAAGAAATCATGTGCTTCAGTATTTAGAGAATCTGAATTATTAAGTTTAATTCATACTGATTTAGGAGACTTGAAACGAACTATGACTAGAGGAGGGAAAAAAATATTATGTGGCTTTTATAGACGATTTTTCTAGATATACAAAagtttatttgttgagaaataaagatgaagcttttgataagttttaaattttaaatctgAAGTAGAAAATCAATTAGATGAGAAAATCAAAAGAGTTAGATCCGATAGAGGTGGtgaatttattttgttgaatgaTTATTGTGAGAAAGAAGACATAATTCACGAGATAACTCCGCCATATTCTCCACAGTCAAATGGTGTAGCGGAAATAAAAAATAGGAtcttaaaggaaatgatgaataaCATGATTGTTAGTTCTGGTGCTCCGGATAATCTTTGGGGTGAAACCATTTTATCTGCTTGTCATTTACAAAATAGAATTCCTTATAAGAAAACGGGTAAAACTCCTTATGAGTTGTGGAAAGGGTATCCAcctaatttaaaatatttgaaagTGTGGGGGTGCCTTGCTAAAGTTATGTTGCCTGATCCTAAGAAAAAAAATAGGATCTAAAACATCTGATTGTATGTTTATTGGATATGCTGAAAACAGTGCAACATACAAATTTTTAGTAGTCAAAAGTGATGTACTTGAAAACAATACTATTGTTGAAACAAAAAATactgaattttttaaaaatatttttcctttaaaatttgagaaaatttatttttccaagTGATAATATTTCACATGTTCCAATTGttcaaaatgattttgaaagtgaGGATTTAAGAAGAAGCAAAAGACCAAGGAAAGAAAAATCTTTTGGTAATGATTTTTATACTTATCTTGTGGATAATGATCCTTTAACATATTCTGAAGTTATTTCTTCGTATGATGCCTCATTTTTGAAAGAAGCTATTgatgtaaaattaaattaaattttacaaaataaaacttGGATTTTAGTTGATTTACCTCCGGGAGCTAAACCCATTGcttgtaaatggatttttaagaagaAACTCAATCTGGATGGTTCCATTGATAAATACAAAGCTAGACTTGTTGCGAAAGATTTTACCCAAAGGCAAAATATTGATTATTTTGATACTTATCCTCCTGTAACTAGAATTTCCTCAATTCGTGTTTTACTTACCTTGGCTTCTATTTATAAACTTGTTATTCACCAAATGAATGTTAAAACTGCATTTTTAAATGGTGatttagaagagaaaatttacATGGAGCAACCTGAGGGTTGTATAGTATCTGGTCAAGAAAATAAAGTATGTAAATTGCTAAAATCTttatatggtctaaagcaatcaccTAAATAGTGGCATGAAAAATTTGATAAAGTATTGATTAATGATGGTTTTTCATCAATTGAAGTAGATAAATGTGTTTATACAAAATGTATAGATGGTACATGTATTATTATTTGcctttatgtggatgacatgcttaTTTTTAGTTCTAGCCTTGATTTGGTACATAAAACCAAATTTTTCTTGTCTTCTAATTTTGAGATGAAAGGCATGGGAGAAGTTAGTGTTATTTTAGGCATGAAAATTATAAGAGATGACAGTAGTTTGATGTTGACTCAAGAACATTATGTTGAAAGAATTCTTaaaaaatttgataattttaatgTGGTACCTGTAAGCACTCCTTATGATGCTAGTAGTCAGTTAAAAAAGAATAAGGGAGATCCTATTGATCAAAATAAATATGCTCAAATTATTGGTAGCCTAATGTATTTGATGAATttcactagacctgatattgcataTGCTGTGTATAgattgagtagatatactcaAAATCCGAGTCATGATCATTGGATTGTATTAGTAAGagtaatgaaatatttgagaggtACCATGAACTATGGTATTAAATATAGTGGATTTCCCAATGTACTAGAAGGATACAGTGATGCTAACTGGATCTCTGATTCAGATGAGACAAAATTCACTAGGGGATACGTGTTCACCCTCGATAGGGGTGTTGTGGCATGGAAATCAGCTAAACAAACTATAATAGCTAGATCTACCATGGAATCTGAGTTTGTGGCATTGGAATTAGCTGGCAATGAGGCCGAGTGATTAAAGAACCTTTTGGCGAGTATTCCACTAGGAATTAAACCGACACCTTCTGTGTCGATGCATTGTGATTGCCAAGCTGCAATAGCCATTGCCAAAAATAAATCCTTTAATTGGAAGAGCAAACATATCCGATTGAGACATAATGTGATAAAGCAGCTGCTGAAAGATGGAATTATTTCCATAGATTATGTAAAGTCAGAAGTGAATTTGGCCGATCCTCTAACTAAACctttgggaagaaaattaataTCCGAAACATCGAGAGGAATGAGACTTTTGCCAATTTGAGTTATATCAACCatgatggtaacccaacctatgtgattggagatcccatgaagtaggttcatataGGTAATAACAAGTCATTAGTTGATCAAATGTGCACTATTAAATTATATCCCTTCCTATGGTGTGTGTGCGTATATAGTGCAAGGCTACAAGGAATGAGAGGCTGagttattaaactcttaatctaATAATCCATAGCCTTTTATAGGTGGTGTATTGTGCTGCAGAATACACTTGATGGATGGACCTATATGAGTGTGAAGTGGGGCCGCTCCTATGAAATTTGTGGCAATTTCTAGAGCACTCATGAAAATCAGGCGCACACATGGCCTATTAGCGCAAACCGCGACAAACAATAAAGTGTGTGCGAGTATAATGTGATAGGTAAGACACTAAACTTACAAAAGAATTCTTGGTTCATAAAAGTTCTAAATTTCACCAATTGTTCTGTaagtttaatcttattttatctaGGTCTGGTTCATAGTCCAAGAGGCACCAGATTCGATGCATTATGCTCATTTGTGAAAATCCAGCGAGtttatttaattttcattataatattctttttgagctatgtgggggattgttaaaaaataatattaattttaatatctCAAAAAGAATATTTAAATTGATGTCTAGATTCATTCTTTTAATGGGTCTTTATATGATCAATCAATTTGAATATATTTTAATGTGTGTAAAGGTAAATTAGAATAACTTTGAATAGAATATTTTATTAACATTAAATGACTATCAAAATCagatatttttctttatctttgaATTTGATCAAATATGGTGATCGTTTACTAACATTAATTCAGAAATCATTTGACCGTTTCATTACGTTAATATCAGTTGATATTTGACTCCATAATGGAATAAATGTCAGTAAATGTCTTTCATGATTCCTTTTGGTTTTGTAACAGAAAAGCACTAATGTCTTGCTTATGGTTTGAACGTTAAAATTTTGATGAGCCTTTATGGCTTCGAATTTTATCAAATGGGTGTTTCAGTCTTTGGACTATATAAGCCCTTTGTGTAGTCATTTTGAAAAAGTGTGAAAACAGAAaaaacttttcttcttctttcttttatgctGGGTTTTCTTCTCATAAATTTTTATTGTTTCTGTTCCTAGTTATactagaagagcttgttgaatcttGGGAGATACGCCTAATATTATTCATCTCGATATAGACGAAATATCCTTAAAGACATTGTCTTTGACACGTCTCAAACTAAACCTTTTATTTTCCATAACTATCCAATTTTTTACAACACTTAAAAGGCACACAAAGTGGCcaccaccgatgtgggacaagtCCCACTTTTCCAACTTATATGACAAACTGTCTTTTAGATCTCACATCTATCTATACTCCTATTGAAGTATCGATTTTTCCTATATCGTGGCTGTAACGTAACTTGCATGGAGAAAAAAATTGATGGCAGCAATTTCATAACATAGTCATGGTAAATGCTTACACAAATTGGGTGTTTACACTACATTATCAAGTAATTTaactttaataattaaaaattaaagtgaGAATATATATTATTAGCTATAGTTAAGTGATAAACGTGAgtaaaaaatacatattttttgcaTATATTAATTTGATAGAAATACCAAGTGTGGGAAAGCCTTTATCCATAATCATTAGCCAGTGCTAACACTTAATTAAATCATTATTATTCTAGTAATTTAGCCAACTCGAGGTTCAAATCGGAAAAAGAGAGGTCAAATATGGGAAAAGACTTTGAATCAGAAGTTAATAACAGTATTAGCTATCACAAAAGCTTAGTACTCCGTtcgttttaatttatgtaaacctatttcctttttagtccgtgtaaaaaagaatgaccactttccctatttggaaacagtTTACCTTTATACAATGATTTAACCACACTaaatatatgtgcttcattttacaccacaaattcaaaagtctttctctcttttcttaaactccgtgctcagtcaaatggattcatataaattgaaacggagggagtataactTAATGGTAACGCTGAAAAATCTAGTGGAAATGACACAGTTAGCCACTTTTAAAtatgttgtttaaaatatatccacaatttacaatatatttaaaaattagacaATTTTGCTCAAACTTCAGGACACAACGTCCTAGAATTTAAACCTCAAATTAAGTTCAAACTTTAGGACATCGTGTCCTAAATTCTTTATGTCCAGAAGTTCGAATCTTATGTCTTAAATTTTAAATTAGTTAAGAAATTCAGAACACTCGGTcttgaatttcaaattagcagctcaaaaattcaAGCTAAGTCCTGAATTTCCAAATTCAGGATACTTAGTCCTGAAGTTTGGGTGAATTAattaatctttaaatatattgtaaagtgttgatatattttaaatagcgaaCTTAAAAGTAGTTATTGTTGCACTTCGCCCAAACTTCTCTATGGCTTTAGAATCCATTTGGATGGGCTTGTTTTAAGTGACTTTTAAGacaaaatagcttttaagccataagttattagcttttggcttgttttttttgtcattttagcctTAAAACAAatgcttaaaagtacttttgtactttatccaaacactataaaatggcttaaaagctattttagcttaaaagcacttaaaacaagCCAATAAGCCCCCTGTGAATATTACAAAGGTCAATAAGCCCATTCTTTCAGCTCTTTAGTTTCCGCTACTAGTGTTCAAGCTCTTAGGCTGGCATTATAAAATGGCATTGTAAGCATTTAATGgatttaaatccataaaataatttagACCATATTAAATTCAAGACATTAGTCCAAACAAATATTGTGGCTAGTAAATTGGGCTAGTTATTTAAATCTAATATATGTGTTGGGCTAATCCATTTAATTGGACTACAGATTAAATGATAAGCCCACTTTATTAGCCCAAGGTCCAAATGGCTATTAGCCCATCTTAAAGTCCAGGCTCATGCCACATGTCAAGTGATGTGGCAATCCAAGCGAAATAAATGAGCCAATAAAATCATGTCATGTGTCATGTGATGTGGCAATCCAAGCCAAATAAATGAGCCAATTAAATCATGCCAAGTGTCTGGATGGTATTGGTCGGTTCAAACAGAACAATCAAATCGCAGAGCCACACCACCCCTATAACTATAAATAGAGGTCTCCATAAAGCTAGAAGACGCCAGAAGTGATAACAAGAAGTAAGCAGAGAGCTTGTGGATCAAACACCGCAGATTTCTCTACAAGCTACAAGTTCAAGCACTCAAGCaacaagttcaagttcaagataAAG belongs to Nicotiana tabacum cultivar K326 chromosome 6, ASM71507v2, whole genome shotgun sequence and includes:
- the LOC142182209 gene encoding uncharacterized protein LOC142182209: MENNAINIVVDATTPVAPTVSVSVPSPITYAKPFPDVSKIKVFGGDNFKHWQERVHSILDMHGVAFALTDPKPTEATSIQMDQWVHANKVCRHIIISTLSNELFDVYVSYKETKEIWESMITKYTTEDATKQKFVIGNYYKWEMTEDKDIDAQINEYHKLIEDLKSEDISLPEQFVAGMLIEKLPKSWSDYKQQLKHKHKQLLLKDLVKHIIIQNTNRKQVVADEGKEIATRANLVENNKRQNKSNNRYDKGNGYKPKTNNQTFKKKSNCFVCGKPGHHAAQCRKRVGNDNPAKTKVNLTEAKADDIIAAVVSQVNLVANVKDWVLDFGATRHICANKKDLVSYTQVEEGEEVVYLCDSRTTPVLGKGKVLLKLTSDKILALNDVLHVPSIRANLVSVGLLGKVGVKVSFESDKVVLTKNNNFVSKENQLDEKIKRVRSDRGGEFILLNDYCEKEDIIHEITPPYSPQSNGVAEIKNRILKEMMNNMIVSSGAPDNLWGETILSACHLQNRIPYKKTGKTPYELWKGSSLDLVHKTKFFLSSNFEMKGMGEVSVILGMKIIRDDSSLMLTQEHYVERILKKFDNFNVVPVSTPYDASSQLKKNKGDPIDQNKYAQIIGSLMYLMNFTRPDIAYAVYRLSRYTQNPSHDHWIVLVRVMKYLRGTMNYGIKYSGFPNVLEGYSDANWISDSDETKFTRGYVFTLDRGVVAWKSAKQTIIARSTMESEFVALELAGNEAE